Sequence from the Gemmatimonadota bacterium genome:
ACCGCTCCGGCGTCCGGCTGGGCGCCGAGTTCGAGCGAGGCCGGCTGCGGCTGGGCGTTGCCGCCCTGCAGCTCGAGGCCGACTCTGTGCCCACCTTCCGACTCGCCTTTGACCGGGCCGGCCGTCTCTTTCCCGCCGGTGACGTCCGGGGCTTCGAGCTCCACGCCCGGCTGCCGGCGCCCTGGCGCCCGCTCTCGCTCGAGGCGTGGTATACCGTCTGGACCGAGGGTCCGCTCTCCCTCTACATGCCGGCCGAGGCGTGGCGCGCCAGCCTCGTCTATCACGACCTGCCTCTGGCCGGCGGCAACCTGGAAGTGCTGGCCCGGCTCGAGAGCCGCGGCCGCGGCGAAATGCGCGTGCCCAGCGCAGGCGCTGGACGGGACGTCGTCCCCGACTTCGCCACGCTCGACTTCTACCTGCAGATCCGGGTGCTGGACGTGCGCGTGTTCCTACGCTGGGACAACATCACGAGTCGCCGCGACCTGCAGGATCTGCCCGGGCGGACGTTCCCTGGTCAGCGGGCGTTCTACGGCGTGAAATGGGAATTCTACAATTGAGGCGCCGCTGGCCGGCGGCGTTTGACCCACCCCCAGCGCTTTCGTACTTTACGCGCGACCGGGAGGCTCGATGATCCGGAGTATGACCGGGTACGGCGCAGCGGATCGCGAGACGGCTGCAGGGCGCCTGCAGGTCGAGCTGAAGACGGTCAATCACCGGTATTTCAGCGCGAACCTCCGCCTGCCCGCGCCCCTCGAGCGCTCGGAGCCCGAGATCCGGGAGCGGCTGCGCGCGTCTCTGCCACGGGGGCACGTCAGTTGCTCGCTGCGGCTCACCACGCCGGACTCCGCGGGCGAGTCGGCACCGCCCCTGCGGCTCGATGAAGCGCGGGCCCGGCAGTACCTGCAGGTGCTGCGCGCGCTCAAGGAGCGCCTCGCGCTGCCGGGCGAAATCGACCTGACGCTGCTGGCACGGTTCGGCGACCTGATCTTGCCCGCAGGAGAGGAAGAGGCGCCGCAAATCGCGCAGGAGGAGCTGCACCAGGCGCTGGACGCCGCGCTGCACCAGGTGCTGGCCATGCGGGTAGAAGAGGGGCGGCGGCTGCACCAGGACCTCGAGCAGCGGCTCCAGGCGGTGGAGCGGGCGCTGGACAGGATAGGCGAATGCGCCCCCGCGCGGCTGCTGGCCGAGCGCGACCGCCT
This genomic interval carries:
- a CDS encoding YicC family protein: MIRSMTGYGAADRETAAGRLQVELKTVNHRYFSANLRLPAPLERSEPEIRERLRASLPRGHVSCSLRLTTPDSAGESAPPLRLDEARARQYLQVLRALKERLALPGEIDLTLLARFGDLILPAGEEEAPQIAQEELHQALDAALHQVLAMRVEEGRRLHQDLEQRLQAVERALDRIGECAPARLLAERDRLRRALTELAGDPAVDEDRLAREVALLAERWDISEEVVRLRSHIALFRELLEADGAEPVGKRLGFLSQEMHRETNTIGSKANDAAIEHQVVAIKNEIERLREQVENVE